Proteins co-encoded in one Brassica oleracea var. oleracea cultivar TO1000 chromosome C4, BOL, whole genome shotgun sequence genomic window:
- the LOC106341836 gene encoding pentatricopeptide repeat-containing protein At2g30780: protein MTSKFMKLSGQFIGKFTRVTALPAHHTDMVQRVSILKNELLATGNSKERFESVLDQKGQWLFRSYRDGAGIVELMDQLFRLPYLALQVLEWRRRQFDCCIPLTTEEYAKGIKIAGRARDISFAVFLFNEAAKKRSQTTSVYNALMSAYMYNGLAEECQSVFRDFRRQTHCAPTVVTYNILISVYGRLLMVKNLEAAFEEMQKLKLSPNASTYNYLIAGYVTAWNWDKMESTFREMKMGPVEPDTETCLLMLRGYANSGDLNKMEEMYESVKDQVGVNRGALVRAMICAYCKKAVEGRVEKIENLLSLLSGEEYYPWLNVLLIRLYAQEDILESMERRIDEAFEHNTCVNKSSIMRAITAAYFRSNEVDSLVSFVKRAESAGWKLCRSLYHCKIMMYGSQRRFEEMEGVVNEMGETNYGLVTKTFAIMVKAYKSHGMELNAERVIGKMLKHGCLHIPRTHLTQSASDATQVA from the exons ATGACATCGAAGTTTATGAAACTCAGCGGCCAATTCATCGGCAAATTCACCCGTGTCACTGCCTTGCCTGCTCATCACACTGATATGGTCCAAAGGGTTTCGATCTTAAAAAACGAGCTTTTAGCGACGGGTAACAGTAAGGAGAGGTTCGAGAGCGTTCTGGATCAGAAAGGGCAGTGGCTGTTTAGAAGTTATCGTGATGGAGCTGGGATCGTCGAGCTTATGGATCAACTCTTTAGGCTTCCTTACCTAGCTCTTCAG GTTTTGGAGTGGAGAAGAAGACAATTCGATTGTTGTATCCCTTTGACAACTGAGGAGTATGCGAAAGGAATCAAGATCGCAGGTCGAGCTAGGGACATCAGCTTTGCGGTCTTTCTTTTCAACGAGGCTGCGAAGAAACGAAGCCAGACGACTTCAGTTTACAATGCTCTGATGAGTGCTTACATGTACAACGGACTCGCCGAGGAATGTCAGTCGGTTTTCAGAGACTTCAGGAGGCAAACGCATTGTGCTCCCACCGTTGTGACGTATAATATTCTTATATCTGTGTACGGTCGGCTTCTGATGGTGAAGAATTTGGAAGCAGCTTTTGAAGAGATGCAGAAACTGAAGCTTTCTCCAAATGCCAGTACTTACAACTATCTGATTGCTGGTTATGTGACTGCCTGGAACTGGGATAAGATGGAATCTACCTTTCGAGAAATGAAGATGGGTCCTGTTGAGCCTGACACGGAGACGTGTCTGCTGATGCTTCGCGGGTATGCTAACTCAGGGGATTTGAATAAAATGGAAGAGATGTACGAATCGGTTAAAGATCAGGTTGGTGTCAACAGAGGTGCTTTGGTCAGAGCCATGATCTGTGCGTATTGTAAGAAAGCTGTTGAGGGTAGAGTCGAAAAGATTGAGAATCTATTGAGTCTTCTCTCTGGGGAGGAATATTATCCTTGGTTGAATGTGCTTTTGATTCGTCTATATGCTCAAGAAGACATTCTTGAATCAATGGAGAGGAGAATCGACGAGGCCTTTGAGCACAACACGTGTGTTAATAAATCGAGTATTATGCGGGCGATCACTGCGGCTTACTTCAGAAGTAATGAAGTAGACAGTCTTGTTAGTTTCGTCAAGCGTGCAGAGTCTGCTGGATGGAAGCTATGCAGGTCTCTCTACCACTGTAAGATAATGATGTATGGCTCACAAAGACGCTTTGAAGAAATGGAAGGGGTTGTAAATGAGATGGGGGAGACTAATTATGGGTTGGTTACTAAGACGTTTGCGATTATGGTTAAAGCTTATAAAAGTCACGGAATGGAGTTGAATGCTGAGAGAGTTATAGGAAAGATGCTGAAACATGGGTGTCTACATATTCCAAGAACGCATCTAACTCAATCGGCTTCAGATGCAACTCAAGTTGCGTAA